A region from the Salvia splendens isolate huo1 chromosome 15, SspV2, whole genome shotgun sequence genome encodes:
- the LOC121768293 gene encoding extra-large guanine nucleotide-binding protein 1-like — MSLEVATVVEDAVEYSFAMEYHGPPITRELPRAVPINVDRIPVASVVSPLPFPDTLSLPVVQPISAADIIGKKLIKDLKLSSSSAELLTVSPTSVIAFESQNNEVSEGSYSKELGLGTETSVSPSSIINASVESETENRNSNDVCALSGELSSEFECCNRDDVLSGVNEMGYSSISHDEFVGGVGSSGVLGSSDSFEKSMEFSGSLRKSRLSSAYKDTLDFNESNRTDWESNESVLSADYLSSRVSSRKFGDGNQDSGGGDVRRAPVVTFCDIESDDENVNDDYSRSEPEVVRMKKEPAAKVRKGACYRCLKGNRFTEKEVCMVCDAKYCNNCVLRAMGSMPEGRKCVTCIGYPISESKRVSLGKCSRMLKRLLNDLEVKQIMKAEKFCEVNQLPPEYMSVNGRPLYHDELVMLQSCSNPPKKLKPGNYWYDKVSGLWGKEGQKPIQIITPHLNVGGPVKADASNGNTQVYINGREITKVELRMLKLAGVQCAGNPHFWVNEDGSYQEEGQKNTKGFIWGKAGTKLLCAVLSLPVPSKSSDPCGEQISSSISRSMPDYLEQRAIQKLLLIGYSGSGTSTIFKQARILYKDIPFSEDEREHITLVIQSHVYNYIGILLEGRERFEEESLHEVRQHQSCDGPDATTPAGDVDGNGEDTPYSIGPRLKAFSDWLLKIMASGSLEAIFPAASREYAPLVEELCSSAAFKATYKRRHELESLPSISSYFLEQAVEILKPDYKPSDVDILYAEHVTSSNGLECVDFSFPEPVYDGDDSGDLRDPLLRYQLIRLQAKGFGENCKWLEMLEDVRIVIFCVSLSDYDQFALDADGNRVNKMMLSKKFFENMVTHPTFDQMEFLLLLNKFDSFEEKIEQVPLTKCEWFDDFLPVISRNRSNSNNSNHPTLGQLGFHYVAVKFKRLFAALTGRKLYASAVKALDPTSVDTALKYAREVLNWDEERPNVSLSEYSIYSTEASSFSH; from the exons ATGTCGCTGGAGGTGGCGACTGTTGTGGAAGATGCGGTGGAATATTCGTTCGCGATGGAATATCACGGGCCTCCGATTACTCGTGAGCTGCCGCGGGCCGTGCCCATCAATGTGGATCGGATTCCGGTGGCCTCCGTCGTCTCTCCGCTGCCGTTTCCTGACACTTTGTCGCTGCCCGTGGTGCAGCCGATATCCGCGGCAGACATAATCGGCAAGAAGCTAATCAAGGATTTGAAATTGAGCTCCTCCTCCGCCGAGCTGCTAACCGTTTCGCCGACTTCGGTGATTGCTTTCGAGTCGCAGAATAATGAGGTGAGTGAGGGTTCTTACAGTAAAGAGCTGGGTTTGGGGACTGAAACTAGCGTTTCTCCTAGCTCGATCATTAATGCATCGGTAGAAAGTGAGACTGAAAATCGCAATAGTAATGATGTCTGTGCTTTGTCTGGTGAACTGAGCAGTGAGTTTGAGTGTTGCAATCGTGATGATGTGTTGAGTGGAGTGAACGAGATGGGGTATTCTTCGATTAGCCACGATGAGTTTGTTGGTGGGGTTGGGAGCTCGGGTGTTTTAGGGTCTTCGGATAGCTTTGAGAAGTCGATGGAATTCTCAGGGAGTCTGCGTAAGTCGAGGCTATCGAGTGCTTATAAGGATACCTTAGACTTCAACGAGTCAAACAGAACCGATTGGGAGTCTAATGAGTCAGTTCTGAGTGCCGATTATCTTTCCTCTAGGGTTTCATCTCGCAAGTTTGGGGATGGGAATCAAGATTCTGGTGGCGGTGATGTGAGGCGTGCCCCGGTGGTGACATTTTGTGATATTGAGTCGGATGATGAGAATGTTAATGATGACTACAGTCGTTCTGAGCCTGAGGTGGTCAGAATGAAGAAAGAACCTGCTGCAAAGGTCAGGAAAGGAGCGTGTTACCGGTGCTTGAAAGGAAACCGGTTTACAGAGAAGGAGGTGTGCATGGTCTGTGATGCTAAGTATTGTAATAATTGTGTGCTTAGAGCAATGGGGTCGATGCCTGAGGGTAGGAAGTGCGTCACCTGCATTGGTTACCCTATTAGTGAGTCGAAACGTGTCTCTTTGGGAAAATGCTCAAGAATGCTCAAGCGATTGCTCAATGATCTGGAAGTTAAGCAGATAATGAAAGCTGAGAAGTTTTGTGAGGTGAATCAGTTGCCTCCTGAGTATATGTCTGTAAATGGTAGGCCTCTATATCACGATGAGCTGGTCATGCTCCAGAGCTGCTCTAATCCACCGAAGAAGCTGAAGCCGGGAAATTATTGGTACGACAAAGTATCAGGTCTTTGGGGAAAG GAAGGGCAGAAGCCAATACAAATTATTACTCCTCATCTCAATGTTGGGGGTCCTGTTAAAGCAGATGCTAGCAATGGGAACACCCAAGTTTACATAAATGGTCGTGAGATCACCAAAGTGGAATTGCGTATGCTAAAG ttagCAGGTGTTCAGTGTGCTGGAAATCCACATTTTTGGGTGAATGAAGATGGTTCATACCAAGAGGAGGgacaaaaaaatacaaaaggCTTTATTTGGGGCAAG GCTGGAACAAAGCTGCTTTGTGCTGTTCTTTCTCTCCCAGTTCCCTCTAAATCATCTGATCCTTGTGGAGAACAAATATCTAGCTCAATCAGTCGGAGCATGCCGGATTATCTTGAGCAGAGAGCGATTCAGAAGCTTCTTCTAATTGGATATAGTGGATCTGGAACAAGTACCATTTTTAAACAG GCTAGAATTCTTTATAAAGACATACCCTTTTCTGAGGATGAGCGGGAACACATTACATTAGTCATCCAGAGCCATGTGTATAACTATATTGGAATACTACTTGAGGGACGTGAACGATTTGAAGAAGAAAGTTTGCATGAAGTGAGGCAACATCAGTCTTGTGATGGACCTGATGCTACAACTCCTGCAG GAGATGTTGATGGCAATGGTGAAGATACTCCTTATTCAATCGGTCCACGACTGAAGGCATTCTCAGATTGGCTACTTAAAATCATGGCATCAGGATCTTTAGAAGCAATATTCCCTGCTGCTAGTCGGGAATATGCACCACTGGTTGAGGAGTTGTGTAGTAGTGCTGCTTTCAAGGCAACTTACAAACGGAGACATGAATTGGAAAGCCTCCCCAGTATTTCAAGTTACTTTTTAGAACAG GCTGTTGAAATTCTGAAACCGGATTACAAACCATCTGATGTGGATATCCTTTATGCTGAACATGTTACTTCATCCAATGGGCttgaatgtgttgatttttCTTTCCCCGAGCCAGTATATGATGGTGATGACAGTGGGGATCTGCGTGATCCGCTGCTCAG ATACCAGCTAATCAGGTTGCAGGCGAAAGGCTTTGGAGAAAACTGCAAGTGGCTGGAGATGCTTGAAGATGTTCGGATCGTTATCTTTTGCGTCTCTCTAAGTGACTACGATCAGTTTGCTCTTGATGCTGATGGAAACAGAGTGAACAAGATGATGTTGAGCAAAAAGTTCTTCGAGAACATGGTTACTCACCCGACGTTTGATCAGATGGAATTCCTTCTCCTTTTAAACAAATTCGACTCCTTTGAGGAAAAGATTGAACAAGTTCCTCTAACTAAATGCGAGTGGTTTGATGATTTCCTTCCAGTGATCAGTCGTAACCGTTCAAACAGCAACAACTCAAATCATCCAACCCTGGGGCAGTTGGGTTTCCACTATGTTGCTGTGAAGTTTAAACGGCTGTTTGCTGCCCTGACAGGGCGAAAGCTATATGCATCGGCTGTGAAGGCTCTGGATCCTACCAGTGTAGACACAGCGCTGAAATACGCAAGAGAGGTATTGAACTGGGATGAGGAGAGACCAAATGTTAGTCTGAGTGAATATTCGATTTATAGCACGGAGGCAAGCTCGTTTTCTCATTGA
- the LOC121767888 gene encoding putative B3 domain-containing protein At5g66980 isoform X4, which translates to MEGKNPSFYKILMELSSHLRLPQGFMQKYGKMLPKQVELRVCNNTWNTWKVGMKKQTLDGEDHYFFEKGWTKFCEDARLEIFELLIFSYIDKSTFLVTVYGVTALEKTIFSPPRCIIVLKDYRCYKVKFAEACRLFDKKEISLEYVGGYTSPVSLTMWQGRIAFGAGWSAFLKANRLSSDIALSGSRKTLCFEFVPMKNLMKVQPLHN; encoded by the exons ATGGAGGGGAAAAATCCGTCTTTTTACAAGATCTTGATGGAGCTCTCTTCCCATCTC AGATTGCCTCAAGGCTTCATGCAAAAGTATGGCAAAATGTTGCCAAAACAAGTTGAGCTGAGAGTTTGCAACAATACATGGAATACATGGAAGGTGGGGATGAAGAAACAGACTCTGGATGGAGAGGATCATTACTTCTTCGAGAAAGGATGGACCAAATTCTGCGAAGACGCGCGGCTTGAAATCTTCGAGCTGCTCATCTTTTCCTACATTGATAAGTCCACCTTCTTGGTGACTGTGTATGGAGTCACTGCTTTGGAGAAGACCATCTTCAGTCCTCCACGCTGCATTATTGTGCTCAAGGACTACCGCTGCTATAAAGTT AAATTTGCTGAGGCTTGTCGCTTGTTCGACAAGAAGGAGATATCGTTAGAGTACGTGGGCGGATACACTTCACCAGTGTCGTTGACTATGTGGCAGGGGCGGATAGCTTTTGGGGCGGGTTGGTCCGCGTTCCTCAAAGCAAACCGGCTCTCATCCGACATTGCTCTTAGTGGTTCTAGAAAAACCCTCTGTTTCGAGTTCGTTCCCATGAAGAATCTGATGAAGGTTCAGCCACTCCACAATTGA
- the LOC121767888 gene encoding B3 domain-containing protein Os11g0197600-like isoform X2, translated as MEGKNPSFYKILMELSSHLRLPQGFMQKYGKMLPKQVELRVCNNTWNTWKVGMKKQTLDGEDHYFFEKGWTKFCEDARLEIFELLIFSYIDKSTFLVTVYGVTALEKTIFSPPRCIIVLKDYRCYKVHIPKKFAEACRLFDKKEISLEYVGGYTSPVSLTMWQGRIAFGAGWSAFLKANRLSSDIALSGSRKTLCFEFVPMKNLMKVQPLHN; from the exons ATGGAGGGGAAAAATCCGTCTTTTTACAAGATCTTGATGGAGCTCTCTTCCCATCTC AGATTGCCTCAAGGCTTCATGCAAAAGTATGGCAAAATGTTGCCAAAACAAGTTGAGCTGAGAGTTTGCAACAATACATGGAATACATGGAAGGTGGGGATGAAGAAACAGACTCTGGATGGAGAGGATCATTACTTCTTCGAGAAAGGATGGACCAAATTCTGCGAAGACGCGCGGCTTGAAATCTTCGAGCTGCTCATCTTTTCCTACATTGATAAGTCCACCTTCTTGGTGACTGTGTATGGAGTCACTGCTTTGGAGAAGACCATCTTCAGTCCTCCACGCTGCATTATTGTGCTCAAGGACTACCGCTGCTATAAAGTT CATATTCCTAAGAAATTTGCTGAGGCTTGTCGCTTGTTCGACAAGAAGGAGATATCGTTAGAGTACGTGGGCGGATACACTTCACCAGTGTCGTTGACTATGTGGCAGGGGCGGATAGCTTTTGGGGCGGGTTGGTCCGCGTTCCTCAAAGCAAACCGGCTCTCATCCGACATTGCTCTTAGTGGTTCTAGAAAAACCCTCTGTTTCGAGTTCGTTCCCATGAAGAATCTGATGAAGGTTCAGCCACTCCACAATTGA
- the LOC121767888 gene encoding uncharacterized protein LOC121767888 isoform X1, whose translation MEGKNPSFYKILMELSSHLRLPQGFMQKYGKMLPKQVELRVCNNTWNTWKVGMKKQTLDGEDHYFFEKGWTKFCEDARLEIFELLIFSYIDKSTFLVTVYGVTALEKTIFSPPRCIIVLKDYRCYKVVRIPPLSTSVYERHESFLNLQHIPKKFAEACRLFDKKEISLEYVGGYTSPVSLTMWQGRIAFGAGWSAFLKANRLSSDIALSGSRKTLCFEFVPMKNLMKVQPLHN comes from the exons ATGGAGGGGAAAAATCCGTCTTTTTACAAGATCTTGATGGAGCTCTCTTCCCATCTC AGATTGCCTCAAGGCTTCATGCAAAAGTATGGCAAAATGTTGCCAAAACAAGTTGAGCTGAGAGTTTGCAACAATACATGGAATACATGGAAGGTGGGGATGAAGAAACAGACTCTGGATGGAGAGGATCATTACTTCTTCGAGAAAGGATGGACCAAATTCTGCGAAGACGCGCGGCTTGAAATCTTCGAGCTGCTCATCTTTTCCTACATTGATAAGTCCACCTTCTTGGTGACTGTGTATGGAGTCACTGCTTTGGAGAAGACCATCTTCAGTCCTCCACGCTGCATTATTGTGCTCAAGGACTACCGCTGCTATAAAGTTGTAAGAATCCCTCCACTCTCCACCTCTGTTTACGAAAGGCATGAATCTTTTCTTAATTTGCAGCATATTCCTAAGAAATTTGCTGAGGCTTGTCGCTTGTTCGACAAGAAGGAGATATCGTTAGAGTACGTGGGCGGATACACTTCACCAGTGTCGTTGACTATGTGGCAGGGGCGGATAGCTTTTGGGGCGGGTTGGTCCGCGTTCCTCAAAGCAAACCGGCTCTCATCCGACATTGCTCTTAGTGGTTCTAGAAAAACCCTCTGTTTCGAGTTCGTTCCCATGAAGAATCTGATGAAGGTTCAGCCACTCCACAATTGA
- the LOC121767888 gene encoding B3 domain-containing protein Os11g0197600-like isoform X3, with the protein MEGKNPSFYKILMELSSHLRLPQGFMQKYGKMLPKQVELRVCNNTWNTWKVGMKKQTLDGEDHYFFEKGWTKFCEDARLEIFELLIFSYIDKSTFLVTVYGVTALEKTIFSPPRCIIVLKDYRCYKHIPKKFAEACRLFDKKEISLEYVGGYTSPVSLTMWQGRIAFGAGWSAFLKANRLSSDIALSGSRKTLCFEFVPMKNLMKVQPLHN; encoded by the exons ATGGAGGGGAAAAATCCGTCTTTTTACAAGATCTTGATGGAGCTCTCTTCCCATCTC AGATTGCCTCAAGGCTTCATGCAAAAGTATGGCAAAATGTTGCCAAAACAAGTTGAGCTGAGAGTTTGCAACAATACATGGAATACATGGAAGGTGGGGATGAAGAAACAGACTCTGGATGGAGAGGATCATTACTTCTTCGAGAAAGGATGGACCAAATTCTGCGAAGACGCGCGGCTTGAAATCTTCGAGCTGCTCATCTTTTCCTACATTGATAAGTCCACCTTCTTGGTGACTGTGTATGGAGTCACTGCTTTGGAGAAGACCATCTTCAGTCCTCCACGCTGCATTATTGTGCTCAAGGACTACCGCTGCTATAAA CATATTCCTAAGAAATTTGCTGAGGCTTGTCGCTTGTTCGACAAGAAGGAGATATCGTTAGAGTACGTGGGCGGATACACTTCACCAGTGTCGTTGACTATGTGGCAGGGGCGGATAGCTTTTGGGGCGGGTTGGTCCGCGTTCCTCAAAGCAAACCGGCTCTCATCCGACATTGCTCTTAGTGGTTCTAGAAAAACCCTCTGTTTCGAGTTCGTTCCCATGAAGAATCTGATGAAGGTTCAGCCACTCCACAATTGA
- the LOC121768725 gene encoding B3 domain-containing protein Os01g0723500-like has translation MSIEKPSFFKVLATLDFTKELLRADDDSGRSWGVKVERLSDGLFAFTDGWPKFAEDAALRLGEFLVFFLLPPSNFNVVIYGTSFLQREIPTPSSPLVDRVAESSKRRRGKPSQP, from the exons ATGTCAATAGAAAAACCTTCATTTTTCAAGGTTCTTGCCACTTTGGATTTCACAAAAGAGCTG CTGAGAGCCGATGATGATTCAGGAAGAAGTTGGGGCGTGAAAGTGGAAAGATTGAGTGATGGCTTGTTTGCCTTCACCGACGGCTGGCCCAAGTTCGCCGAAGATGCTGCTCTCCGCCTCGGAGAATTTCTCGTCTTCTTCCTCCTGCCGCCTTCCAACTTCAACGTAGTCATCTACGGGACTAGCTTTCTTCAGAGAGAGATCCCAACACCTTCGTCTCCCCTCGTTGACCGAGTGGCCGAAAGCAGTAAGAGGAGAAGAGGGAAACCATCACAACCCTAG